The Flavobacterium faecale genomic sequence AATAACATTTACAATATCACGCAACCAAACCACAGATCCATCTTTAGCAATCATACGGTATTCGAAATCATGGTCTTCAAGTAATTTTAATTTATTAGAGCAAAAATTAAGTGTATTGGGTTTATCGTCTGGGTGTATATGATCTTGCCAAAAAGTAGGACTAGCTAGCCATTCTTGTGGTGTATAACCTAAAATAGTTTCTACCTTGTTGCTAACAAAATTGAATTGAAAAGTTTCCGCCTCGCATTCCCATACAATTCCGTCGATTGTATTTATTAGTGATTCTATCTTTTTTTGATACTCCTTCGATTTTTTTTCTGCTATTTTTCTTTTCGAAATATTTTCAACAATAGAGATGTAACTCGCGTCAAACCCATCTGAAGTTTTTAATTTTGAGACGGTCAGTTTGACCCAAATTATTTTACCGTTCTTCTTGAAATACCTTTTTTCTATTGCATACTTGTTTATTTCTCCATTTTTAAGTTTGTTAAGATGCTCTAAGTCGATTTCCAGATCTTCAGGATGGGTAATTTCCATGAAACTTTTGGTCTTCATTTCTTGGGTAGAATAACCTAGTAGCGATGCAAACTTGTTATTTATGGTAATAAATTTTCCATCATCCTTACTTATATTTGCGATTCCAACTGCAGCTTGGTCAAAAAAGGTTTTAAACTTTAACTCACTTTCTAATATGGTGCCTGCTTGTTGTTCAAGTAAGGATCTTAAGTCAATCGGAATCTGTAAAATAGATGTAGTTAAAAATCCAAATAAAATAGATAAAATAAAGCCGAAAACACCAATCATGATGATTTTTGAATCGATTAAAGACGCTGGGTTTTTATCGATTAGATATAATTTCCATCCACCATCTGAAATGGTTGCAGATACATTTTGGAGGTTTTTTAGATTAGTTGGTCCGTTCAGATAAAAATCTTCTTTTTTTGTAATCGGATTTATCTTTGATAACTGAATATCATAATTCGCATTCTTTGGACTATGTTTTTCAAAAAAGGATACAATATTGTCAAGCCGAATTACGACAGCAGAAAATCCCCAAAATTTATTGTTCTTATAAATGGGAAGTCTTCCAACTATTCCTTTTCCGCCCTGTAATAAATCAATTGGACCAGCGAAATAAATCTTTTGACTTTCAATTGATTTTAGTGCCTCTGCACGATGTGATTTTGATTTTAAAACATTAAAACCAAGGGCAGCTTTATTTGCTTCATATGGATACACATAGGTAATAATACCATTGGGTACTAGTTGCACGCAATCTAAATTAGGATTGGCTGCAATTAATTTTTTCGAAATAGCTTCAAATTGAGCTGGGTTACCTTCGTCATTGATAGTGAGTGCGAGAGATAGTGTGGTGGTATAGGAATTTTTTAAGGTTTTTTCAAAATCTTGTTGAACTACACTTAGGTAATTCTCCATGCGATCAGATTTATATTCCTTTGCAATTAGGTACTGTTGAGAGATTATGTACGAGACTATCGAAAGTAGTAATAAACAAGCTACAAAGCCAATTAAGCGAGGTTTATGTAGGTACAACCTTCTATATAGTAGTTCTTTGTTTATATCCATGCTCGCTTGTATTTGTAGTTTCAAAAAGCAGCAAAAAAGGCAGTCCTTTGAAGCATGGCTCTACACAAATATAGGGTTTTAAATACATGAAACAGCTTTAAAGGGTATTATTTTGTTATTGATATAAAAAGCTGGTTATAAAGTGTTTTTTCGGCAATATAATATTGTTTCGTACCGTAATTCTTGTGTTTTTGTCTCAAAATAGTGCTTCATTGATGCTTTTGGGCTATATTTGGCCTCTGTTAAGTGAAAAAAAATTATGGGAAGGAACAACGAAAGGAATATAAAAAAGCACAACGATAAATTGCACAAAGCTCAAAATAAAGTAAAGCAAGCTGAAATTACTCGAAAAGAACAATTGAAAGCAATTGCAAAAAAGTATAACGAAAGTAAAACTACTGAAGAGTAGTTTAAGATAAGAAATATGGAAAACGATAAATTCTCATTAATTAAAAATAATGTTCAAGAGGTAATTGATTTAATCGCTACTAAAAATACAGTTGAAGCAGGTAACAAATTAATTGTATTGAATGAAGAACTTGATGAATTATTAGACTTTGCAGATGATGATGATCATTTAATTGAAATTAGTAAATATCAAGTTTTACTGAATCAATTGTTTATGAAAATTAACCCAACCATAGAAGACTAATATCAAAATTATGGCTGCAAGATTATGTTACTGTTGTTCTGGTGCAGCTTTTTCTAACTGCTGTGAGCCCATACTTGAAGGCAGGCAACTAGCCATCGTTCCTGAGCAACTCATGCGGTCTCGCTACACTGCCTTTGCTATTCAAAACGCAGATTATTTGGTAGCTACTACACATATCTCTACGCGTAAGCATCATAATAAGGAGGATATTTTGGATTGGTCAAAAGCTAATCAGTGGATCAAATTGTCTGTATTGGAAGCAGTTGATAATAAAGTACGGTTTAAAGCATACTACAAAGACGAAAACGGAATCGATCACGTGCATCATGAATACTCCACTTTTAAACAAGAGGGAGAACAATGGTATTATGTTGATGGGACCTTTTTGTAATTGGTAACTTTGAATTCTTCTAGTTTCTCGCTATTATACTAAAGTTAATAGCATTTTTATTTTCGAAAAAAAAATAAGACAGCAGTTTTTGACCTAATTTTTCTTTTCGATTAATGTAAATTTTCTAGTTCTAATTTGATTCGATCAGTGTCGTTGATAATGTTTTCTACTTCTTTTTTCCAATAACTCACTTGCTTTTGTTCTAAAGCAATTTCTTGATAGCGCTCGTCTTCTGATCTAAAAAACTGAAAGTTTGATGCTTCATCTAATTTCTTTTTAGCGATTTCAAAATTTGAATTTGCCGTTGCTAATAAGTCATTATTCGCTAAAATTTTTGCATTAAGCATTTCTTTCTTTTCTTTCAACATTCGATCTGCTTCAATTTTTTGTTGAATTTCCATCTGAATCTTTTGTTCTTCTATCTCTTTTTGTTGCAAGCGATATTGAACATTATTTTTTTCTGTTTGCTCATTTTTTAATTCAGATGCCTCACGACGACTGTCTTGGTATAAACTCAAACAATAACTAGCAATAATTAAGACGCTGAAGAAAGCAACAAAAATAAACACGCTTCTATTCAGTCCAAAAATGCGTTTACTTTTTTTATGTTTGACCGGTTCAATTATTTCCGCTTCTACTACTAGCGGTGAAAAAGCGGGTTCAGGTGCTGGTATAATTTTTTTTATTGGAGGCGGAGTAACAGTGAACAATGGTTTTAATTCGGCTATTTCTGCTGCAGTTGTCCAATCAGGCATTCCTTGAGACCAGATAGGTGTACTGCTCTTAAGGTTCATGGTTTTTAATTCTTCAACTGTAAAGGGGCCGATGCTGTCTGTACCGTTGTGTAAAAAGTAACTATTCATATTCTTTACTCTTGTTTTGTTTTCAAAAATACAAAACAAAATTCATTCCATCATTTATATTTTTACAAGATAATCTACTGGGCCCAAAAGGTTGTGATTGTCTTTTTTTTCGAAAAGTAAAACCTTTTACGGTTAGACTTTAACTAAAAATTAATAACCGTTAGCGAGTGCTTCCGTTTAAAAAGCTGTAATTTTAAATTTGTGAATAGCTGGTAAAACCAACTTAGGTATTATTAGCTAAACAACACAAAATAAACACTATAAATACAATCTGCGGATGAAAAAAGAATTTAAAAAAGGGTTTTACTTCAAGCAATATACAGCGCCAACGCAATCTCCTTTTGACAAGCTTTTTGGTATTTTCAAAGAATTGATAACTCATACATCTGGTGATTTTGACGAAGCAATCAGTTGGCTACGGGAATTGGATGTTGAGTACAAATTAACCGATGAAAATTATACCATTGATGATTTTATCGAAGACTTAAAGAAGAAAGGATATATTAAGGACGAAGTGAAGGAAGATGGCTCAGGAGGTTTGGGGATAACAGCCAAAACAGAACGAGCTATTAGACAGCAAGCTTTGGATCAGATATTTGGCAATTTAAAAAAATCAGGCTCTGGAAATCACAAAACCAAACATTCTGGCCTAGGTGATGAACATACTGGAGAGTTGCGTGCGTTTCATTTTGGAGACGGCTTAGAGAAA encodes the following:
- a CDS encoding YchJ family protein, producing the protein MAARLCYCCSGAAFSNCCEPILEGRQLAIVPEQLMRSRYTAFAIQNADYLVATTHISTRKHHNKEDILDWSKANQWIKLSVLEAVDNKVRFKAYYKDENGIDHVHHEYSTFKQEGEQWYYVDGTFL
- a CDS encoding PAS domain S-box protein: MENYLSVVQQDFEKTLKNSYTTTLSLALTINDEGNPAQFEAISKKLIAANPNLDCVQLVPNGIITYVYPYEANKAALGFNVLKSKSHRAEALKSIESQKIYFAGPIDLLQGGKGIVGRLPIYKNNKFWGFSAVVIRLDNIVSFFEKHSPKNANYDIQLSKINPITKKEDFYLNGPTNLKNLQNVSATISDGGWKLYLIDKNPASLIDSKIIMIGVFGFILSILFGFLTTSILQIPIDLRSLLEQQAGTILESELKFKTFFDQAAVGIANISKDDGKFITINNKFASLLGYSTQEMKTKSFMEITHPEDLEIDLEHLNKLKNGEINKYAIEKRYFKKNGKIIWVKLTVSKLKTSDGFDASYISIVENISKRKIAEKKSKEYQKKIESLINTIDGIVWECEAETFQFNFVSNKVETILGYTPQEWLASPTFWQDHIHPDDKPNTLNFCSNKLKLLEDHDFEYRMIAKDGSVVWLRDIVNVIQDKDGASCLRGIMIDITKTKLTEYELHNSFDLVTEQNKRLLNFSYIVSHNLRSHTSNIISLTDLIQTADSEKEIQEYVCLLQNVSNALNETLENLNEVVNIQSNLGLVIENIKPNEYIANAIEILSDKIKLKGVAIQTSIGDNISLRYNPAYFESILYNLISNAIRYSHPDRVPEISIDVVEEDNTTVLTVTDNGIGIDLEKQGDKMFGMYKKFTNNPESKGIGLFITKNQIEAMGGRITVESKPNIGTTFKIYIS
- a CDS encoding DUF4339 domain-containing protein; translated protein: MNSYFLHNGTDSIGPFTVEELKTMNLKSSTPIWSQGMPDWTTAAEIAELKPLFTVTPPPIKKIIPAPEPAFSPLVVEAEIIEPVKHKKSKRIFGLNRSVFIFVAFFSVLIIASYCLSLYQDSRREASELKNEQTEKNNVQYRLQQKEIEEQKIQMEIQQKIEADRMLKEKKEMLNAKILANNDLLATANSNFEIAKKKLDEASNFQFFRSEDERYQEIALEQKQVSYWKKEVENIINDTDRIKLELENLH